The following proteins are co-located in the Pyrococcus abyssi GE5 genome:
- a CDS encoding ADP-dependent ribose-1-phosphate kinase: MRFDVICMGNLNYDIVFLMEKFPGIHEKVNAKGVFTGLGGSAGNTATWLAKLGLKVGFIGAVGNDDFGRLHLEFFREIGVDTSGIKVVNDATGIAVTMVKGEDKRIVKYPGANRWKEVNTEYLKRARHLHLSSNPIELIREAVEKAKELGLTVSFDPGEMEVPRDVEKELDILMMNEDEFKAKYGSLDRIKDVKARIAIATLNGGGALVRDEKGEVHEVRGLSAKAIDTTGGGDAFNAGFLYGFLSGWDVVNSAKLGMLLAYLTVQEVGARSAVRPLDEIKKIAQELKLNLPI, from the coding sequence ATGAGGTTTGACGTAATCTGTATGGGAAATTTAAACTACGACATAGTCTTTCTAATGGAGAAGTTCCCTGGGATCCATGAGAAGGTCAACGCTAAAGGTGTTTTTACGGGACTTGGGGGTTCGGCTGGAAATACTGCGACTTGGCTGGCTAAGCTAGGGTTGAAGGTTGGCTTCATTGGGGCAGTTGGAAACGATGACTTTGGAAGGCTTCACCTCGAGTTCTTTAGGGAAATTGGCGTAGATACTAGTGGTATAAAGGTTGTGAACGATGCAACCGGGATAGCGGTTACTATGGTTAAAGGGGAAGATAAGAGGATAGTCAAGTATCCTGGGGCCAACAGGTGGAAGGAAGTAAACACCGAGTACCTCAAGAGGGCTAGACACCTTCACCTATCCTCAAATCCAATTGAACTTATCAGGGAAGCCGTTGAGAAGGCGAAGGAGCTTGGCTTGACCGTTTCCTTTGACCCTGGGGAGATGGAAGTTCCCAGGGACGTTGAAAAAGAGCTAGACATCTTGATGATGAACGAGGATGAGTTCAAGGCGAAATATGGAAGCTTGGACAGAATAAAGGATGTAAAAGCTAGAATAGCTATAGCCACGCTGAACGGTGGAGGGGCTCTTGTTAGGGATGAAAAAGGAGAGGTTCACGAGGTTAGGGGACTCTCAGCAAAAGCCATAGATACAACTGGAGGGGGTGACGCATTCAATGCCGGCTTTCTCTATGGCTTCCTTAGTGGATGGGATGTCGTTAATTCAGCAAAGCTTGGAATGCTGCTCGCTTATCTAACTGTTCAGGAGGTTGGGGCTAGAAGCGCTGTGAGGCCATTAGATGAGATCAAGAAAATAGCCCAGGAACTAAAGCTGAACCTTCCAATTTAG
- a CDS encoding protein-tyrosine phosphatase family protein produces MERFVDDNVAFGRMPYEDEVDYLLEKFNAFVVLVEDFELVYDLNKLRQRAEVLHSPIPDFTAPSLEQLMEIIEWIEEKVREGKKVYIHCYGGSGRSGTIATAWLMYSQGIPLREALRRVRLLKPSAVETEDQMKILEEFEEFLKKAGIIRS; encoded by the coding sequence ATGGAGAGGTTCGTTGATGATAACGTGGCCTTCGGAAGGATGCCATACGAAGATGAAGTCGATTACCTTCTAGAGAAATTTAACGCATTCGTCGTTTTAGTCGAAGATTTTGAGTTAGTTTACGATTTGAATAAGCTAAGGCAAAGAGCTGAGGTTTTGCACTCTCCAATACCTGACTTCACGGCGCCTTCCCTCGAGCAACTCATGGAGATAATTGAATGGATAGAGGAAAAGGTTAGGGAGGGGAAGAAGGTATACATCCACTGCTATGGCGGAAGCGGGAGGAGTGGAACGATAGCAACGGCATGGTTAATGTACTCCCAAGGAATACCGCTTAGAGAAGCACTTAGAAGGGTTAGATTATTAAAACCCAGCGCCGTCGAAACTGAAGATCAAATGAAAATCTTAGAAGAGTTTGAAGAGTTTCTAAAAAAGGCTGGAATCATTCGATCTTAA
- a CDS encoding daunorubicin resistance protein DrrA family ABC transporter ATP-binding protein has translation MKAIEVKNLRKLYPKKIPLPFRKIEWFEALKGITFNVKKGELFGLLGPNGAGKTTTIKILTTLLEPTSGEARVLGFDIVKEAREIRKRINLVAEGERTLYWRLTAYENLRYFASIYYVPKKVAEERIRNLLHMVGLWDRKDDLVMNYSRGMKQRLAIAKALINDPEVLFLDEPTLGLDVQSAIFVRELIKKLVEEEKKTVLLTTHYMHEAEELCDRIAIIDHGRIIALDTPEGLKKLVRKDTIVEVRVKNYNGENPFGLAKIKEEGEKVVLRGPLDEEDIPKLVEFLVKNNAKVLSVEVKEPTLEDVFIKLTGRGLRD, from the coding sequence ATGAAAGCGATAGAGGTCAAGAACCTCAGAAAGCTGTACCCAAAGAAGATTCCCCTACCATTCAGGAAGATTGAATGGTTCGAGGCATTAAAGGGGATAACCTTCAATGTGAAGAAAGGTGAACTATTCGGCCTTCTAGGACCCAACGGCGCTGGAAAGACCACCACAATAAAGATCCTTACCACATTACTTGAGCCGACCTCAGGCGAGGCTAGAGTTCTGGGGTTCGATATTGTTAAGGAGGCTAGGGAGATTAGAAAGAGGATTAATCTAGTTGCAGAAGGAGAGAGAACCCTCTACTGGAGATTAACCGCCTACGAGAACCTAAGGTACTTCGCCAGCATTTACTACGTTCCAAAAAAGGTTGCTGAGGAAAGGATAAGGAATCTACTTCACATGGTTGGACTTTGGGATAGGAAAGACGATCTTGTCATGAACTACTCTAGGGGTATGAAGCAAAGACTCGCAATAGCCAAGGCCCTAATTAACGATCCAGAGGTACTTTTCCTGGACGAACCTACGCTAGGATTGGACGTTCAAAGTGCTATATTCGTTAGGGAACTTATTAAGAAGTTAGTGGAGGAAGAGAAGAAGACTGTTCTTCTAACTACTCATTATATGCACGAAGCTGAGGAGTTATGCGATAGGATAGCGATAATAGATCATGGGAGAATTATAGCTCTCGACACACCAGAAGGACTGAAAAAACTCGTCAGAAAGGATACGATAGTTGAAGTCAGGGTAAAGAACTACAATGGAGAAAATCCGTTCGGCCTCGCAAAGATCAAGGAAGAGGGAGAGAAAGTTGTTCTTAGGGGACCACTCGATGAGGAAGATATTCCAAAGCTCGTCGAGTTCCTAGTTAAGAACAATGCCAAAGTTCTCTCGGTCGAAGTTAAGGAACCAACGCTTGAAGACGTTTTCATAAAGCTCACGGGTAGGGGGCTAAGGGATTGA
- a CDS encoding IS1 family transposase, giving the protein MRETWESGKQMLSRLENIVSAVNKLNSITDEDIIMAVRKMKGRITCPYCKSPNIVKIGYIMRSGNFKIQRYKCKNCNRTFTELDGTPLKGAHSLKDIVIVAYLTLDLKLPPSSIAKILPINRPKLYRAYKRVITNKEFFRKLIYILLKDES; this is encoded by the coding sequence GTGAGGGAAACATGGGAAAGTGGGAAACAGATGTTAAGCAGACTTGAAAACATCGTCAGTGCGGTAAATAAGTTGAACAGTATAACCGATGAAGATATCATTATGGCAGTTAGGAAAATGAAAGGTAGGATCACTTGTCCATATTGTAAATCGCCAAACATCGTGAAGATAGGTTACATAATGCGGTCAGGAAATTTCAAAATTCAAAGGTATAAGTGCAAAAATTGCAACAGAACTTTCACCGAGCTAGATGGAACCCCTCTAAAGGGAGCTCATTCATTAAAAGATATTGTGATTGTGGCATACCTTACACTTGATCTCAAGCTTCCCCCATCCTCAATAGCAAAGATATTGCCCATTAACAGGCCTAAATTGTATAGAGCATACAAGAGGGTCATTACAAATAAAGAGTTTTTTAGGAAATTAATTTACATATTACTTAAAGACGAAAGTTGA
- a CDS encoding methyl-accepting chemotaxis protein, with protein MKFGKKLVISIFTPLILVVLTAIIIQNIAISDLYDNLEKTMKVVQTGGSVEAIRETLENAKSQLKETLWLSIGVMSIVAVISGALGMRLMNSTMRPINEMAKIAESIAEGKLSRAREMVSKIQYREDDEIGKLIEGFRAISQDVLQTLEIITERMEKISEGDVSDDLKVHAKGDFESILNSMRKTISNLRELMKTVRDLALTLESRANDLTRISSEISEAINQVAEAIQQVSVEAQRQQENITEIMEGMNITADVTQRTVDAMEEFSGVVNEVLSIAREGKDKGEKAISQVEDIQDAMKVIRQAVQEVAEMSKNVGDIINAIADIAEQTNLLALNAAIEAARAGELGRGFAVVAQEVRNLAEESKEAAEKIRGILNEIQEKVEKAVEETEKGVKVVDDSVDFLKETVGYLMNIGELLDDVESKLQDIKNELANTQEHVENAKKALENLAASAQETTASAEEVSASAQEQASSMEEVKRNIIELRDIVKKLREAVEFIKVEG; from the coding sequence ATGAAGTTCGGTAAAAAGTTAGTTATTTCAATATTTACCCCCCTAATTCTCGTCGTTTTGACTGCCATAATAATTCAAAATATTGCAATATCCGACCTATATGATAACCTTGAAAAGACAATGAAAGTAGTGCAAACTGGAGGTAGCGTTGAAGCAATCAGGGAAACCCTAGAAAACGCCAAATCTCAACTTAAAGAAACGCTATGGCTAAGCATTGGAGTCATGTCAATTGTTGCCGTAATCTCTGGAGCCCTTGGAATGAGGTTAATGAACTCAACAATGAGGCCAATAAATGAGATGGCAAAGATCGCTGAAAGCATCGCTGAAGGGAAATTAAGTCGAGCAAGGGAGATGGTCTCAAAGATACAATACAGGGAGGATGATGAAATAGGAAAACTAATCGAAGGATTCAGGGCGATTTCCCAAGATGTCCTTCAGACCCTTGAGATTATAACAGAAAGAATGGAGAAGATATCCGAGGGCGATGTCTCAGATGATTTAAAGGTACACGCCAAAGGTGATTTTGAGAGCATCCTTAACTCGATGAGGAAGACGATTTCTAATTTGAGGGAACTAATGAAGACTGTTAGGGATCTTGCATTAACCCTAGAGAGTAGAGCCAATGACCTAACGAGAATTTCATCTGAAATTTCAGAGGCAATAAATCAAGTAGCGGAAGCAATACAACAGGTTAGCGTTGAAGCCCAAAGACAGCAGGAAAACATAACAGAGATAATGGAGGGAATGAACATAACCGCTGACGTCACTCAGAGAACAGTGGATGCAATGGAAGAGTTTAGTGGGGTTGTCAATGAAGTTCTATCCATAGCGAGAGAAGGGAAAGATAAGGGGGAAAAAGCTATTTCTCAAGTTGAGGATATACAAGATGCTATGAAGGTTATAAGGCAGGCGGTACAAGAGGTCGCCGAGATGAGTAAAAATGTAGGAGATATTATAAACGCAATAGCCGATATAGCTGAACAAACGAATTTATTGGCCTTGAATGCTGCAATTGAGGCTGCTAGAGCTGGAGAGTTAGGGAGAGGATTCGCTGTAGTTGCACAAGAAGTTAGGAACTTAGCGGAGGAAAGTAAGGAAGCTGCTGAAAAAATAAGGGGTATATTGAATGAGATCCAGGAGAAAGTTGAAAAGGCAGTTGAAGAGACAGAGAAGGGTGTTAAGGTAGTAGATGATTCAGTAGACTTCTTAAAGGAAACTGTAGGATACTTAATGAACATAGGAGAGCTTCTTGATGATGTTGAGAGTAAACTTCAAGATATAAAGAATGAGTTGGCGAACACTCAGGAGCACGTGGAAAACGCTAAGAAGGCTTTAGAAAATCTAGCGGCAAGCGCTCAAGAAACAACAGCAAGCGCTGAGGAGGTGAGTGCTAGCGCTCAAGAGCAGGCATCATCAATGGAGGAGGTTAAGAGGAATATAATTGAGCTCAGGGATATCGTTAAGAAGCTGAGAGAGGCCGTTGAGTTCATTAAAGTGGAGGGATGA
- a CDS encoding ABC transporter permease, with protein sequence MFFRYPLRVISSIIVGLVFLIQFVYFGQAILGGRFSALLKASTGVGDYPTYVLIGYTLWWVSVSPMEASVWGVRRELQRGTFESNVASPTGILKMIIGLAMAWMLMDSVVMLIVFIFGILMFQIPISAHSLLKTSPVLLLSFLTFLGFGLMFAGLVMMLKNIGPMASILEFVILFLSGVFFPLSTLPGVVRELSWAIPLTHAANAVRKLFLGFSYSSVYSELVSMLILLPLYWAISLGVFKWAEKITRMMGYGGY encoded by the coding sequence ATGTTCTTTAGGTACCCTCTAAGGGTTATAAGCTCGATCATCGTGGGATTGGTCTTCCTGATCCAGTTCGTGTACTTCGGACAGGCCATACTTGGGGGAAGGTTTTCCGCCCTTCTAAAAGCATCGACGGGAGTTGGGGATTATCCAACGTACGTTTTGATAGGCTATACATTATGGTGGGTTTCGGTCTCTCCAATGGAGGCCTCGGTTTGGGGCGTTAGGAGGGAACTTCAAAGGGGAACCTTTGAAAGTAACGTCGCATCTCCCACTGGAATACTGAAGATGATAATAGGGCTCGCCATGGCATGGATGCTGATGGATTCTGTAGTGATGCTTATAGTATTCATATTCGGTATCCTCATGTTTCAGATTCCAATATCCGCCCATTCACTCCTAAAGACTTCCCCAGTTTTGCTACTATCCTTCCTCACCTTCCTGGGATTTGGACTCATGTTCGCTGGGTTAGTTATGATGCTCAAGAACATAGGGCCCATGGCCAGCATCTTAGAATTCGTTATCCTCTTCCTCTCAGGGGTATTCTTCCCACTCTCAACGCTCCCAGGAGTCGTGAGAGAATTATCGTGGGCAATCCCATTGACCCACGCGGCAAACGCTGTAAGGAAGCTCTTCCTTGGGTTTAGCTATTCCAGCGTTTATAGTGAATTGGTAAGCATGCTCATACTACTTCCTTTGTACTGGGCGATAAGCCTTGGAGTATTCAAGTGGGCGGAAAAGATAACGAGGATGATGGGATATGGAGGCTACTGA
- a CDS encoding DUF257 family protein: MEIDEIVNREKISVLIEYTSRDIIGPGLFRILKSIKEKYGDDAIIIITDFLDALPIHKYQAELIGIDTKIIDSSAIIKVGGRISSGNVIYKIPISSYPVYKTLYEESLKKLLDGMNPRGKFFINIQIGIEGLMNVFERKEIMEQIHDIGEYIVTKDRDIRDIMFLNIDYLKSRSIDILPMLRTIFPVVIRLMNDGRSFSIMKSVFPNIKGSVGTIKWE; the protein is encoded by the coding sequence GTGGAGATAGATGAAATAGTTAACAGAGAGAAAATAAGCGTACTAATCGAATACACCTCAAGGGACATAATCGGGCCCGGGCTGTTTAGAATACTAAAAAGTATCAAAGAGAAGTATGGAGACGATGCTATAATAATTATCACAGACTTCCTCGATGCATTACCAATTCATAAGTATCAGGCGGAACTCATTGGAATTGACACGAAAATAATAGATAGTTCGGCCATAATTAAGGTTGGAGGAAGGATATCGAGTGGAAATGTAATATATAAGATACCAATTTCAAGCTATCCCGTTTACAAGACGCTCTATGAAGAGTCACTAAAAAAGCTTCTCGATGGTATGAATCCCAGGGGGAAGTTCTTTATAAACATACAAATTGGAATTGAAGGATTAATGAACGTTTTCGAGAGAAAAGAAATTATGGAGCAGATTCACGATATTGGAGAGTATATAGTCACGAAGGATCGCGATATAAGAGACATAATGTTCTTAAACATTGATTATTTGAAGAGTAGATCTATAGACATTCTCCCAATGCTTAGAACGATATTCCCAGTAGTTATACGCCTAATGAACGACGGTAGGTCGTTCTCTATAATGAAGAGCGTTTTTCCGAACATAAAGGGCAGTGTAGGAACGATAAAATGGGAATGA
- a CDS encoding aspartate/glutamate racemase family protein, with the protein MKKIGIIGGTTPESTLYYYQKYIEISREKFEKYVYPELIIYSINFREFFQNPEGWEGRKKILINAAKALERAGAELIAFSANTPHIVFDDVQREVNVPMVSIIDAVAEEVIRRGVKRVLLLGTKTTMSADFYIKALEKKGLEVVVPNDEEKEELNRIIFEELAFGDLKNKDWIVKLIERYKESENIEGVILGCTELPLAIKQGDVSVEVFDSAEIHMRKLIELASSDEPAQR; encoded by the coding sequence ATGAAGAAGATAGGCATAATAGGTGGAACTACACCTGAATCAACGCTCTACTACTACCAGAAATATATCGAGATAAGCAGGGAGAAATTCGAGAAGTACGTATATCCAGAACTGATAATCTATTCGATAAACTTCAGAGAGTTCTTCCAGAACCCTGAGGGATGGGAGGGAAGGAAGAAGATACTTATTAACGCTGCAAAGGCCCTTGAAAGGGCGGGGGCCGAGTTAATAGCGTTCTCAGCGAACACTCCTCATATAGTATTCGATGATGTCCAGAGGGAAGTGAACGTTCCTATGGTCAGCATAATAGATGCAGTCGCCGAGGAGGTTATCAGGAGAGGCGTCAAGAGGGTTCTCCTCCTGGGAACCAAGACAACGATGAGTGCTGACTTCTACATCAAGGCTCTGGAGAAGAAGGGTTTAGAGGTTGTTGTGCCCAACGACGAGGAGAAGGAAGAACTCAACAGGATAATATTCGAAGAGCTCGCATTCGGAGACCTCAAGAACAAGGACTGGATAGTGAAGCTCATAGAGAGGTACAAGGAGAGTGAAAATATAGAGGGAGTCATCCTGGGATGCACCGAGCTACCTTTAGCTATAAAACAGGGAGATGTTAGCGTTGAGGTCTTTGATTCTGCCGAAATACATATGAGGAAGTTGATAGAGCTTGCCTCGAGTGATGAGCCCGCGCAGCGCTGA
- a CDS encoding Hsp20/alpha crystallin family protein: MVRRRRWDIWDPFDIIREIQEEIDAMFDEFFSRPRLWTYRRWREPEVYEESREVWREPFVDIFDRGDEFVVIAELPGVRKEDIKVRVTEDSVYIEATVRREKELEEEGAVRIERYYSGYRRVIRLPEEVIPEKAKAKYNNGVLEIRIPKKQPTKKEGEGFEVKIE; this comes from the coding sequence ATGGTGAGGAGGAGAAGGTGGGACATATGGGATCCGTTTGACATAATTAGAGAGATACAGGAGGAAATCGACGCCATGTTCGATGAGTTCTTCAGCAGACCAAGACTCTGGACGTACAGAAGATGGAGAGAGCCAGAGGTCTACGAGGAGAGCAGGGAAGTCTGGAGAGAGCCATTCGTTGACATCTTCGACAGGGGAGACGAGTTCGTAGTGATAGCGGAGCTCCCGGGAGTTAGAAAGGAGGACATAAAGGTCAGGGTAACTGAGGACAGCGTCTACATTGAAGCGACGGTAAGAAGGGAGAAAGAGCTTGAAGAAGAGGGAGCAGTTAGGATAGAGAGATACTACAGCGGTTACAGAAGGGTAATAAGGCTTCCAGAAGAAGTTATACCAGAGAAGGCCAAGGCTAAGTACAACAACGGTGTGCTTGAGATAAGAATCCCCAAGAAGCAGCCAACGAAGAAAGAGGGAGAAGGCTTCGAAGTTAAGATCGAATGA
- a CDS encoding ABC transporter permease, producing MEATELRALLGVARKSWKIFLSYKAWFVSDILMGLFFVGNALLIGLGLTGKRNSEALAELTGYSDYLTFAVLGFMVLGFGITFLSGFVWAIVDELYAGTLEYSFAAPMRRITFFLGNVLVRLMVSLIYMAIYIPIFYFLFKLELNLIGLLKGIAVLLLGTVGMIGLGLMASGIVLYLKDPGPFINILEMLVFALSGAMYPIEILPRPLQFLASILPYAPTTSAVRSVVARGFISSIDKIAYMAMVSLVYAILGILAYRWSERKAREVGLKSY from the coding sequence ATGGAGGCTACTGAGCTTAGAGCCCTTTTAGGGGTTGCCAGAAAAAGCTGGAAGATATTCCTAAGCTATAAGGCCTGGTTCGTTAGCGACATTTTAATGGGATTGTTTTTCGTTGGAAATGCCCTACTTATAGGTCTCGGACTTACTGGAAAGAGAAATTCAGAAGCTTTAGCCGAGTTAACGGGGTATTCGGATTACTTAACTTTTGCAGTTTTGGGCTTCATGGTGCTCGGATTTGGAATAACTTTCCTAAGTGGGTTCGTCTGGGCTATTGTTGATGAGCTCTACGCTGGAACATTAGAGTATTCCTTCGCGGCCCCGATGAGGAGGATAACATTCTTTCTAGGAAACGTCCTCGTTAGGCTGATGGTAAGTCTAATCTATATGGCCATCTACATTCCCATATTCTATTTCTTGTTCAAGTTGGAGCTCAACTTAATTGGGCTTCTAAAGGGAATAGCGGTTCTCCTATTGGGAACCGTTGGGATGATAGGACTTGGATTAATGGCCAGTGGGATAGTGCTCTACCTCAAGGATCCAGGTCCCTTTATAAACATCTTGGAAATGCTGGTTTTCGCTCTAAGTGGAGCCATGTATCCTATTGAAATCCTACCAAGGCCGCTACAGTTTTTGGCTAGTATCCTACCCTACGCCCCTACGACTTCCGCCGTTAGAAGCGTTGTAGCTAGAGGATTCATATCCAGCATTGACAAGATAGCGTACATGGCCATGGTTTCCCTTGTCTACGCTATCCTGGGAATATTGGCCTATAGATGGAGCGAGAGGAAAGCGAGAGAAGTTGGATTGAAGAGTTACTAA